Part of the Impatiens glandulifera chromosome 8, dImpGla2.1, whole genome shotgun sequence genome is shown below.
TTTTGAGAACCCCAAaccatctctctctctctctcatcgAAAGAGTTTATTTTTCAACTCTTCTTTGGTCACATCTacttatttctctctctacatctatatatatatatatatgtatgtatctACGCCCTACATATACGTAGAGCCGTTGTTTATCGCTACCCTACTTTCAGTCGGTCCACAGTAGAAACGGAACCAGTCGGCGGCTTGTAGAGCTGATTCCCAACTCTCCTCCTCTATCAATCGGAAAACCCCAACTCCGATCATCGATATCGCGATTCTGTGCGGTTTCGGATGTAATGCCCTTCATCTGTTCGTGAATTGAAACGATTTGAGTTTGGAGCATTTTGTTCAACAATGGGTATGTCTGAATCGGATCAACCCGACTCCGATATGAGACCTGGTTCCCGTCCTAAGCCTTTTCAGATCGATCTTAACGAAGCTCCTCTTCCTTCTCCTCGCGAGGCCGCCTCCGCCGGAAGGAAAGAACACGGAGCAGGGTTTTCTTGCGAGTTTGGAGTGAATGTTTGCAGTTCGTGTGGTAATGCAGGAACAGCTGATGAGGGTGGCATGTTGTTGACATGCCGCGGGTGTGGGGAAGAGTCGCATAGGAGGTGTCTGTCAGCTGATAATGGCGGAGATTTGGATTGCTTCAAGTGTCTGCTTGGGAAGAACATTAACAAGAGGATGAGAAGGGGGGTTGTGCATTTCGATATTAATGCATCGCCTCCACGTGAAGCAGACGGTGAAGGCTTTCTTGGGGAGGTTCAGAGGACTGGAATTGGAGCTCTAGATAGAGAAAGAGAGCAAAAGGCTATCAAGTatgttcttcttcttttcctctATGTACTCAATTAGctaaatgaatgaatgaattaggTTAATTTCTCACAGTTGTTTTATCTCCATGCCTAAAGCTTATCAATTTGTTTAACCAACCCGATTTGTGTCTGTTCCTTGATCCTGTCAGTTTCTTTGTTCCCTCTGATTTTGTTCTGACAAAGATACACTGCCGTTGATTTCACTCTGCATGTGTACCTATTTCTAAGTAAAGACTCCATTATTGCATGAAGAgctttctatttaaaaataatttatttattaattttatctttaagtGGCATGTTTTTATGATCTTCAAAGATGCAGATATGTGAGTAATAAATCTAGAGCAGGTAAAACTAGATATGTTAAGAGCTGAAACTGCTTCCAATGCAAAAACTGCCCCCTACCCTTGGTTGATTGGAAAGTTGGCCTATTTGGATTCAGGAAGCTGATGATTTCTAGTTGtatgtaaatttaaaacaaaaaatcatcGAGGAATTACGTGTGTTCTGCGCCAAACTGCCATTTGCAATTGATAGCTTAATTAGAAGGCAAATAAGCCTAGCTGGTTTGAACAATCACATATTACTGAAATATGCAGGACACTTAGACATGTATGAAGCCTTTGGCTCAGGacatttcaataatttattgatttagTGGTATTAAATGATACTTAATGATAAATGCAGTTTTCAGACTTCACATATAGAAAGAGAGAGTATCAATTATTTAGCATATCGTATAGAAAATTCACCGCATCTTAGAGTTTAGACTCATAGTTTTGATGTAGCATATGATACAAAACAAAGAAATAGTGGCAAAGATATATAGAACGGAAAAGATCACCGTCTAGTGGGCTCATCGAGGTCAGGCCCACCAAGATCAGGCCCATCGAGCTTTAACCTAGCTTTGAATTTCCGTTACAGAAACCAGATGATAGGGACATAAACAAACTGAGTTGATAATTGACAAACTAATGGAATGGTTGTTTTGGCCTTTGAGCTTTAACCTAGCtttgaatattttcataaagTTTTGCTCACAAGgggctaatttttttttcctgaTTTGATCAACCTAGAGTAACTTAGGAAGCCTGTCAGAGATGTCTAGATCCTCACTAACAATAGATTACTGATAATCAGATCTTCAGGTGACAAACAAAATAAGGTGCGGCATCTTAGTGCGGAAAAGTACATGTTTTGTCAATTGTATTTCATACATTAGatttttatattctcatttGATACGATCCTTATGGACGTCatactaaattttatattctcaaaTGCATGTATGTAGGTTTTCCCATGTTACTTGATATTTTGACCTTTTAACCTAACATTTGATATTTACTATTCTCCTCTCATGTCAAATTATCAATCAAAGAATTGCTTAGATTTGACTAAATTTCAGCCATAGTTGATCGCATGTATCAATCATTCAATGCCAAAGTATTTCCAAGTGTGGGAAAATGTGGCCCATTGAACTTTTGGTTAGCTCAAATAATTAAGGGTCAAATAGCCCTTTTGATTGAATGATTACGATGCTGTTTATCATTCTTCTTCTGTTAGTAACCCATGAAGCTTCCAAACCtctaatgaaaaagaaggaattTTGGAtgatgttaaattatttattgaaggGACTATTTGTGTCTCTTTTGTAAGTCAATGAGTTATTAGAGTATGATTAGTTCAGTAGGCTATTTGTCTTTTTTGTAAGTCtataagttatttgagtttCGATAGTTCAGTAGGCTATTTGAACTTTTCGCTCAAGTTTAGTGGGTGATTTGATCTTTGTTCCTTATAAGTTTCTATTCTAGATTACCCTGGTAAAGGGACCTCCTTGCTGACAGATTGGACAACTTGATTATTAAGCTTCATAACCAAACTAGTACCAACAAAATCTAATTCTTAAAATGGTACATTATAAAGGATATGGTTCTATGCATTAATAGTTGAGGAgcttattattctaattataaCCGGCTTAACTAACCAAGTAGAATATCTATAAATATTGTCCACATACTAGAATAGTTATGATTATTCACATTTCTTTCCTTTTAGGTcttgaagaatatttattttcaattgaaTGTTGAGACTTAGTGTGGTGTTCATCACATTGATACACTGGCCCTATTTGTTTGATAACCAAATATAGACGCAGTTGAGACACCATTTGTCATGTTGGCATATGCCATCACAATAAGATCTCCCAGTAACTATATAATCAACCACacttttataccaaataaaaatatatttgtttcttaattGAGAATGTATCCCCCACTTTATACCAAACAAATAAATTGAGACTGTAGCCACAGAGTTATATCTAATAATGATGTATGCGTTTCTCATAATAAATTGGCAGTTTATGAGTGACACCCATACAAATTCACTAAAAATATTGTTTCCAATATTCGATTTGGAAGGTTATTCTTTCAAATCCCTTACCTCAATTGcttataagtaaaataaattctcCTTCATTGGACTTGATTTCTGAAGTTGGCACTATATGAATCTGGTTTGATGCCAAAGTAAAGCTCTACTATTGTTTTCTGTACACTATTTGTACTTGGTTCTACATCTCTATTATGCTTGATGATTTAAATCTGTGATTACCTTGTACTTAACCTTTTGGGGTTACTTCAGCTGATTTAATGTGCACTTGATACTTTATTCTGTTAACTGCTTCTAGTGTCATGTTTGTGGGATAAATTGACCCTCCTTGATTTTTGCTGCACTGGTTCAATCATATTTTctttgaaacaaaaatattttcattaaaactaCAACAAATGCCAGTGTTGCGTCAACTGTAGAAAATGGGCTCAAATATGAAGAAACACTTTATAGTGCGATTGGTATCATATCACAGTAGGAAACTTGTATGCATTTTTCAGCTTGGAATTTCTCCTAAATCTTTGAAATTGGGTTGTTCAGCAGTTATGTTTCCTTCATTGCAGATTGCATCCTGTGCCCAACATTTCTACTATTTCCCAGTCATTATTAACTGCCGCTATTCAACAAGCAAATTTTCCGCGCACGGACAATGGATTTCTCAATAAAACATATGAAGTTTCACATAGTCTTAAGGCAGGCTTTCAACCTGATGTTCATAATGGACTGACTAGAGTTGAAGGTTTTAGTGCAAATTCTACGACCTTTCTTCCTATAAGGTATCCCTCCAAGGATCCTGGAGAACTTCATTTTAAATATCTTGCAGATTATATACATGAGAAAGGGGGAACTCTTGGAAATGGTTGGCATGTAGAATTTATTCACCATGAGAAGAAACCTAAAGCTTATGCAGTGTACTGTGCTCCTGATGGAAGTAGGTTTGAATCAATGTTTGAAGTTGCCTGTTACCTTGGGTTGATTTCCAACAAGACTTCTTTTGAAAGTTTTGAAGGGAGTGATAAATATGGACCATTTCAGCGGGGGTTACATTATAACCGAAGGCAAACCAAATCTGGCAAGATTTCAAGATCCCAAAATTGCAGGGGAAGTTCGGATTCTATGCAATTAGATTCTGACATGGACAAATCATCTGGTATTGAGTTTaatctttcaaatatattagAGAGGACAGGTGGGAGCACCAGAGCTGGCTCCATCTCAAATGTTGGTTTTGCTTTTCAACATTTTGAGGTAAATGATACATTTTCCTTTATCCTTTGTTTTGTCTCTATAAGACTTAAGAGTTttgacaaacataacaaatgttgATTTTTCTGGATGATGTTTAACatgaaaaactttgaaaacaGCCCAATAGTTCATCTGCTTGAAGAGTTGAAGTCTACATGATTCCTATTTGATGAGAGTTTCTATTTCTAATAACTTTTCTTTGCCTTGTGTTCAGGATGGGTGTCCGTTGCAGTTCGAAGATTTTTTTGTTCTGTCTGCAGGGAAGGTCGATCCTCGACCATCTTACCACAGTTCTAGCCAGATCTGGCCCATTGGTTATAAATCTTGCTGGCATGATAAGCTTACAGGATCACTTTTTTTGTGTGAGATATTGGATGGGGGTGATTCTGGTCCCATTTTCAAGATATGGAGATATTCATGTTCGAAATATTCCATTCCAATTGGTTCAACAATCCTTTCTAGGCATAAACCAGAACAAAAAGATGGACAAGGTAAAGTATGTGAAAATGGTCTATCTGCTTATGAAATGGTTGATTGTGAGAGTACAAACCTTGAGTTGATTCTCTCAGAAGAGGCTTCGCCGTCTCTGGCTGATattgattttgagaaggtgAGTTTTTTGGCACCTGAGCCTAGCATGGGATCCAATGATCTGAGGCTGCATGATTCTATTAAGGAATTTTCTTCAGAGGGGAGATCAGCATCATTGGCTTGGGAGACTGTTTTACAAACTTTATTGCTTGCAATCCAGGAGACATTTGAGAAAACAGGCATGCTTCAATTTTGTTGTAACCATAGCCTGGATTTAGTGAGCCCAAGAGCATCGGAGAGCATTGATTATTCCTTATCTAAGTTTGGTAATTCATGGAAATCACTAGTTGAAATCCCACATGTGATCCGGTCTGTGCCTGAGTTTAAAATTGCATTTGCATCTTTGGGGAAGTGGTTACAAGAGGACAGACTTGGATTTAATGCAGAATTTGTACAAGAGATCCTTGAGAAGCTTCCTGGGGTCAACTCCCTTTCTGAGTACATACATCTTAGTAAACGGAGTCAATATACAAAGTCTCAAACAGTTGGAAATGGATTTCTTCATGCTAAAAGGACAATTACTTTTACACCTAACAGTCGAAGGCCGTCATCACATGGGGAGTCTAGCAGGACGAAATGCTTCCCTTTAGGCAAGCCACTGAGTTCAAAGCTTCCGGTGCATCTTATGGGTGATGTGCTGCAGGTAATTTAAGTCTTCTTCTACTTAAGAATATGGAaatgtttattgtttatatcATTGTATACTCATCATATGCTTATGTGATTAGGCCTGGGAATTTTTGTCCCATTTCACCGTGGTTTTAGGCCTGGAGGAGCAGTTTTCTTTCCAGGAACTTGAAAACGAACTTGTTAATCCATGGCCAGATCACAACATGGCAGATGAggttgagaaagatattcaaAATGTTGATGTTACTGCGTGTACTGGCATATCATTGAGAAAGGCCCACTCCTCTTTGCTTAAAATAGTTGTAGGTGAACTCCTTGATAAAGTGTCGGCATATGTGGATACTAGTTTTGAGGGAGGAGAGCATAAGTCAAAACGAGGTAAAAAGAAAGATGCTGACCATGTATCCAATCTAAAGAAAGCAAAGTTTGATCTATTGCAGAACAATGAAATAACTTGGCCTGAATTAGCACGGCGTTATATCTTGCTTACTTTGTTCACAAAAGGTAACCTTGATTCAACTGAGATCATTCAACATGAGAGTGGCAGGATTTTTCGTTGCTTACAGGGTGATGGTGGAACTCTCTGTGGTTCTCTCACTGGAGTGGCAGGCATGGAGGCAGAGGCAAAGGTATGTTTAGTGGAACATAGTTTCTTTAATATTCGATACTGTTGTTACTTGAGAGATTTGAATTTGTCAACTAGGCTTTCCGTAAATGGTACCTTTTCCAACAATGGTAGGCCAGCATAGTCTTTAAGTTCATATGGTTTTAGTTGAATAACCTATTACTTTGCCTTTAGCTGGTTGATTTTCATTAGCATTATGAACGTCTTGCATAATGTTGCACTGAACTGTTTTCTGTGTGATTATCAGTTTCTTGCTGAAGCTACAAAGAAGATCTTTGGCCTGATGAAGAAAACTGATCTTGTTGTCTCTCGTAATGAGGAGCCTGATTCTGGGGCTTCTCAAATTATTGCTGTGGCGGGTCCCAGTGAAGAAGAGCCTGAATGGATGCAGGCACTGGAACCTGTCCGAAAGCTGCCTACAAATGTTGGTGCCAGAATTAGGAAGTGTGTTAATGAAGCTTTGTCGAAAAATCCTCCTGAGTGGGCAAAGAAGATTATGGAACACTCAATTAGCAAAGAAATTTATAAGGGGAATGCATCTGGACCAACCAAGGTAATTCTTCGTGTATTTGAGTCTCCTTGACAAATTTGACTTGCAGAAGGAATATGAATAGTTTGAATCCAAACATATTTTGTGACATTGTGTTGGTGTCTAACTCCAtgtgttataatttatatttcataatgTCTGATGATCTTAAGTCATTCCTTAGAAACATTCATGAACCCTACTTGATTAAAAAACAGAAAGCTTTGAGGATTTTGTCTCCCTTTCGGTTTGCTTAAATTCAGTTTCTTTTGATTACTCGCAGAGGATCATTGTGAGCCTACTAACAGATTCTGGAAGTAAAAGCATTCAGCCCATCAGGCCTGAAAAAAAAGAGAAGGTCAAAAGTGTCCTTACAACATCAGATCTCATAATGAAAAAGTGCCGAAATGTGCTGAGGCAAGCCGTTGGGGAAGATAAAGGAAAAGTCTTCTGCAATCTGTTGGGATCGACACTTGTCAATCCTTCAGATAATGTTGATGAAGGAACCCTGGGATATCTAGCAATGGTGTCTCAGCCTATTGACTTCCGGACAGTTGATATGAAGTTGGCTACAGGAGTATATAATGGTTCACATGAAGCATTCCTTGAGGATGTTCAGACGGTATGTTTCTcttcaatatattttcttatttccATAATGCTCAAATTGCAATGTGAATTCATTTGACTGAACACTTATTAATGCCTTCTCTTGTGTAGGTCTGGTATAATGTGCGCAAAGCATATGCTGATCAGCGCAATCTGATCCACTTGGCAGACAaattgtctgaaaagtttgcagaTATGTTTCAGAAAGAGGTACTTTGATCTCTTCAGAGTATATGCATGTGGGGGTTTTCTTACAAATGCACAAATGACCAAGAAATACATTCAATGCCCAAATTGagaattttatagtttttcCTTTGTGGCTGTATTTGAGTTTTACTTATTTGTTTGCTCTTCAGGTGCTTGCTCTTGTCCAGAAAATAGAAGAACCCAGAACGAACGCTACAAGTGATGGAAGCCACTCGTCAGAATTAGAAGACATGCTTTTGCATGCTTCTGACAGCCCACTAATTGAAGCGCCTTGGGAAGATGGACTTTGTAAGGTATGCGGGGTGGACAAAGACGATGACAACGTTCTACTCTgtgattcttgtgattctgaGTATCATACCTACTGTTTAAATCCTCCATTAGCAAGAATTCCAGATGGAAATTGGTATTGTCCATCGTGTGCTGCAAAAAAGAACAATTCTCAAGGAGCTGTAAATAATAACTCTGAGATGGTTAGTTGCAGCCAGAAAAGGATTCCCCAAGGTCCCACATATGATTTTTTGAAAGCTCTCGCAGGGCTAGCAAAATCCATGGAGACAAAGGACTACTGGGAATTGAGCTTGGAGGAGGttagttataaattatgttGTTCATGCATAAGTTCTACTGTTTGCAATTACATTCTTATTTCCTCGTTGATACTTCCATTGTTATTATTGTTTCTTGAAATCTGCCTCTTTCATAGTTTGTATATAATAAGGCCTTGTTTTATGTGGGTTATctgagattattttcaaataactcactttccaatcaacaatctactcatcaatcacatagtcaaatcatcaaccaaaataccatgtatttgaaaaaatgtattttttttactcaaataacctCATTTTTTCATGTGAAATTTTAATCACGGTTCTTGATCTTCATTTCTTCTGGGAAAGACTGTCTAACTAGTTACTATGTTATTGATGCAGAGGGTCTTCCTTTTGAAGTATCTATGTGACGAGTCCTTGAACACGAGTGTATTGCGTGAGCACCTGGAGCAGTGTGCATCTACATCTGCGGACTTGCAGGAGAAGTTGCGTGGTATTTCATTAGACTGGAAGAAAGAAGACTTACTGGCTAGAGGGAATGCCATGCAAACCAGTGTTGGAGTATCCACTACAGAAGAATCAAACATCCTTAGAGGTGATACTAGAGTATCAGAGGGATTAAGAGGTTCAGTTTCTAAGAGTAATCAGG
Proteins encoded:
- the LOC124912678 gene encoding methyl-CpG-binding domain-containing protein 9; translation: MGMSESDQPDSDMRPGSRPKPFQIDLNEAPLPSPREAASAGRKEHGAGFSCEFGVNVCSSCGNAGTADEGGMLLTCRGCGEESHRRCLSADNGGDLDCFKCLLGKNINKRMRRGVVHFDINASPPREADGEGFLGEVQRTGIGALDREREQKAIKLHPVPNISTISQSLLTAAIQQANFPRTDNGFLNKTYEVSHSLKAGFQPDVHNGLTRVEGFSANSTTFLPIRYPSKDPGELHFKYLADYIHEKGGTLGNGWHVEFIHHEKKPKAYAVYCAPDGSRFESMFEVACYLGLISNKTSFESFEGSDKYGPFQRGLHYNRRQTKSGKISRSQNCRGSSDSMQLDSDMDKSSGIEFNLSNILERTGGSTRAGSISNVGFAFQHFEDGCPLQFEDFFVLSAGKVDPRPSYHSSSQIWPIGYKSCWHDKLTGSLFLCEILDGGDSGPIFKIWRYSCSKYSIPIGSTILSRHKPEQKDGQGKVCENGLSAYEMVDCESTNLELILSEEASPSLADIDFEKVSFLAPEPSMGSNDLRLHDSIKEFSSEGRSASLAWETVLQTLLLAIQETFEKTGMLQFCCNHSLDLVSPRASESIDYSLSKFGNSWKSLVEIPHVIRSVPEFKIAFASLGKWLQEDRLGFNAEFVQEILEKLPGVNSLSEYIHLSKRSQYTKSQTVGNGFLHAKRTITFTPNSRRPSSHGESSRTKCFPLGKPLSSKLPVHLMGDVLQAWEFLSHFTVVLGLEEQFSFQELENELVNPWPDHNMADEVEKDIQNVDVTACTGISLRKAHSSLLKIVVGELLDKVSAYVDTSFEGGEHKSKRGKKKDADHVSNLKKAKFDLLQNNEITWPELARRYILLTLFTKGNLDSTEIIQHESGRIFRCLQGDGGTLCGSLTGVAGMEAEAKFLAEATKKIFGLMKKTDLVVSRNEEPDSGASQIIAVAGPSEEEPEWMQALEPVRKLPTNVGARIRKCVNEALSKNPPEWAKKIMEHSISKEIYKGNASGPTKRIIVSLLTDSGSKSIQPIRPEKKEKVKSVLTTSDLIMKKCRNVLRQAVGEDKGKVFCNLLGSTLVNPSDNVDEGTLGYLAMVSQPIDFRTVDMKLATGVYNGSHEAFLEDVQTVWYNVRKAYADQRNLIHLADKLSEKFADMFQKEVLALVQKIEEPRTNATSDGSHSSELEDMLLHASDSPLIEAPWEDGLCKVCGVDKDDDNVLLCDSCDSEYHTYCLNPPLARIPDGNWYCPSCAAKKNNSQGAVNNNSEMVSCSQKRIPQGPTYDFLKALAGLAKSMETKDYWELSLEERVFLLKYLCDESLNTSVLREHLEQCASTSADLQEKLRGISLDWKKEDLLARGNAMQTSVGVSTTEESNILRGDTRVSEGLRGSVSKSNQVLKAVPNILANGHQTVSEANGSVLTSLEMSTLKNGVSDIEDSIALIESELLSISVRKESLGKDSSDRVYWGFSGPRNPPFVAVNRVIEEQTPMKKLGGVSATWFCYHDAEIKELLGWLEDGSLCERELKESILQWQRNKLKESSHAGDNHVRIEKHSSFMQSRALSSLESKVGPFSNIQCEEKMYRCVCLELIWPFRSHCISCHRTFPNRGELEKHHELICSGSSPESVAKEDHKDKGKKVEKPVEKSRGKKEISKGSKSEKSEIVKFQSHPDCPFDLKEICRNFTTQNCLKELVSGLGFKDSGGIPKFVANDESPYLSDPSLKLPPSSSRGDENDLGLAKQGSALGTNIIDVAPRSEIPTRNKGGQRVDVRCIIPKSALRKLVGRVSNILRHLKVKLLDMDAALPEEAIRPSMASFEKRSTWRAFVKSASSIYQMVQATVMLEQMIKADYLKNEWWHWSSISAASSIGTLSSLSRRICSLDATMSYENLPSTAPTDSTTDCSKSVESDKSRPSKSNKRKKE